Below is a genomic region from Triticum dicoccoides isolate Atlit2015 ecotype Zavitan chromosome 5A, WEW_v2.0, whole genome shotgun sequence.
aagcggcgggggtctttgggcccttccgaccgcagcgtgaggcgtcgtcttctccattgtagtgccacatgggaagccctctgtattggagtggttggaccccccccccccgcgcgcgctatggagatcgccattacctcgactattgacaatccggactgggcgagcatCTTAATCTTGCCAGCAGCTGACTGACCTCTGCgatatcctcttcctcgaggctctaAGGACGCcggctatggcgtttcttcaacggagcacttgaaaattcgggGAGGCCCATTCGAACTGGGTCGGGGAAGAGCGACatcgtcaatatagaaccatttggaaggccactcttcggaagccTTCTTCAGCGTGCCGGACAAGTATTCGGTTCCgacgatacgccacacttcggctcccccCACTTTGAATATTGACCCTCCTTGATTACGAGGAATgaggcagaacagtcttctccataaatcgaaatgggcctcgcagcccaggaatagcttgcatagagcgacataacccgcaatatgcaggatggaggcgggagtgagactgtgcagttggaggccataatactccagcagacctcggaggaagggatggattggaaatccaacacctcttaacaagaaggggacgaagcatactcgttcccccctgGACGGATTGGGGAGCCCCGCCATTGAAGGACGTCATCCATGCTCGTACGGGGACTAAATCCGCGGGAGGAAGAAAGCCCTGTATTTGCAGCTCCACTAGCTGACTGTGAGAtacagaacatctctcccaatcaccctttTCAGAGTTGTAgggacgagaggaagagctgggagcggtAGCCATGCTGGGGTGGTTCTGCTCcgcaagctctgaggattttttTTTCCGTAGGATTTGGGATGGgtctgagatctattctctttaaataggcacctttCTGCTACGGTCAGGATGGTATatgcaaaaataccccgacctcttgTATTCACTCGACACATGGAAGCTAAAGTCAGGAAGGCACGGAAGCCAAGGGGTGCAACATTCAATGGAAAGCCAAATACATCACTTTAAagtcatcggaggaggaacccgccttgcaatgccgaagactatctacacgtcggacacctcgtcattgaagtctggttcgggggctactgagggagtcctggactaaggggtcatcgggcgtccgacctattgaacatgggccggactgatggcctgtgaagatacgaagaccggagactctacccgtgtccggatgggactctccttgacgtggaaggcaagcttggtgatcaaatatgaagattcctttctctgtaaccgaccttatgtaatcctagatccctccggtgtctatataaaccggaggactagatccgtagacatatatcctcataatcatagtcaggctaGACTTTTATAGTCattacaatcttgtggtagatcaactcttgtaatactcatattcatcaagatcaatcaagcaggaagtagggtattacctccataaagagggaccgaacctgggtaaacattgtgtcccgtcTCATGTTactatcgatcctagacgcacagttcggtacccctactcgagatccgacgattttgacaccgacacccatgccGAAAGCAAACGCTGGTTCGGCCCTAGACGACGCTTTTTCGGCGCCGTGAGggaccgaacggctggagatgctcttctaCGTGTGGTGCCATGGTCCTCCTCAGGTGCCCATCCGATTCAGTGGTCCCATGGTCCGGATCAATTTCCGTGGTGCCATGGATGAACATCGGGCTGTGAATTCAGATCGCACATTTTAGTCGCCGTTGCTCCCACGGGTCAGCGTTCTCCTACCAGGTGAATGATCTCTGTGGCTCTGTTCTCCTTGATTCGTAGCCTGGTGTTCACGTTGTCCTTGGATTTAAGTAAGTTGCATGCACAGTTGTACTACATATTACGGGGTTGCTTTACATGGATGTGTGATACttccttcgtttctaaatatttgtctttttaaaatttcaaatggattaccacatatggatgtatatggacatattttagagtgtagatttactcaatttgcttcgtatgtagtcacttgttaaaatctctagaaagacaaatatttaggaacggggggagtacTTTACAAGTCTGCCGTGTGGCTAATAGGTATATAAACACTGTGTGCACCATGTGTTTGGGATACTTATTTAGAGATCGCCATTGTTGTTAGAGATTTCAACATAATACAATCTATTGTGCTGTTGATGGACGTCTTTTCTACAACATTGACCTGCTTAATACGTGATATCTAGCTTTATTTATCTGAACATTGTTTTTTCATGATTGACAAACTTGATAATTAAACATCTCTTTTTCATCAGGTCACCGCAGAAGATTATAANNNNNNNNNNNNNNNNNNNNNNNNNNNNNNNNNNNNNNNNNNNNNNNNNNNNNNNNNNNNNNNNNNNNNNNNNNNNNNNNNNNNNNNNNNNNNNNNNNNNNNNNNNNNNNNNNNNNNNNNNNNNNNNNNNNNNNNNNNNNNNNNNNNNNNNNNNNNNNNNNNNNNNNNNNNNNNNNNNNNNNNNNNNNNNNNNNNNNNNNNNNNNNNNNNNNNNNNNNNNNNNNNNNNNNNNNNNNNNNNNNNNNNNNNNNNNNNNNNNNNNNNNNNNNNNNNNNNNNNNNNNNNNNNNNNNNNNNNNNNNNNNNNNNNNNNNNNNNNNNNNNNNNNNNNNNNNNNNNNNNNNNNNNNNNNNNNNNNNNNNNNNNNNNNNNNNNNNNNNNNNNNNNNNNNNNNNNNNNNNNNNNNNNNNNNNNNNNNNNNNNNNNNNNNNNNNNNNNNNNNNNNNNNNNNNNNNNNNNNNNNNNNNNNNNNNNNNNCCGTATACTCCCAAGGTATGACCTTTTGAATTATCGTATGGTTTTATTTCAGCAGTAGTATGTACAAGTTCAAAAATCTGTATTTTGTTTTAGAAGGTTCGAAACTCTCGAATATACCCCGAGTAGAACTTTGCAGGCTGTGTGGAGTTGAATTTCTGCAGCAGTTTCATTTCAGCAGTAGTATGTCGTGACTGGTAGTTGTTTCCTTGACTACAAATTCAGAATTCATTTGTATTCTTACCACCGGTCTTTGTGTCAGAGCTAACATCACTACATCTGTCGGCGACACGACACACCGCTTGCAGTTGCTACCTTCTCTCATTGAAGCATGGCATCAATAGCGTGCTTGCCTGATCCTACAACCCTTTTTTCTCTCTGATTGACTTTCTAATCTGCAAATAATTTTTTGTTCCTTGCTCATGCTACACAAGGGTGGCACTTGGACCATGGCATCTCCCTGACATTAATGTACTGCCATTTTTTTCCAAGAATTTAGTAATTGATATCTTATTCTATACATTTCTATTTTAAAATTGTTGATTCAAACTTGCTAGGTTTCCTGACAATGTGTGGTAAGACGTCTGCTATCAATCAAATTTGGAATTCTTGAGAAGGTAATGATGTTTCTAAGAATAATTTTCACCTATAGCTGCAATTATTTTTTACTTGCTTTTCCCAGTTATATTTCTGCAGTGATTTACCAAGTTAATTCCCCTCATGTTCGTTATCCATGTCTCTTCACTTGCATCCGCCACATTCGTCACTAAATACATGATACAACCACCTCCCTATGAGCTTGCGTATCGTCGTATCCGAGGAGCCCCACCCACTGGAGCTGCGACATCCGCGCACATGAGGTGCAACAGTCCCATGGTGCCCTGCTTTGGAGCCGGAGCTAGGCTTGCTGCCGCCGCGAGATATTCATACACGTCGACATATGTGCCTGACCTTGCTGCTTCTACCTGATGAGCACGTGACAATTCCATTTGCCCGTGCATCTTTCATTATTCTTTTCTTTTCATATTTGTTCATTATGCTTGGTTACGGCAGTGAGATGCCATGTTAATTAGGAATGATTAATCATCACAAGGTGTATAAGGTAAAGTAAGGAATAGAGTGAATTCCGGTTTTTACCCCCTATTTTGACTTTTTTGACACTAATTACCCCATTTAGCAAGATTTCATCCATTTTACCCCATTTAGCAAAAATGTTGCCACAGTTTACCCCGTTTAATTTTTTTTGAGCATTCTGACTGGTGGGTCACAATTGTCGGGTCCAGCTGGCATGCACGTCAGTGGTTTTTCCTGGCTATTTTTCTCACTGCTGAACTGGGCAGCGCCGCTTCTTCTGACCGGCTCAGCCGATGGAGGTCGCTCGCAGCACGTCCAACGTCCAAGTCGGCCGCGCGCCACGCTCGCCTCCCATGGCTTCTTGTTTGTGTTGCTCTCCCCCAAttaacattcaaactgattttcttATAAGCATCAAGTTCCTCTAGCATGTTCACCATGCCTGCATCATCTGTTAACTCAATCATGGAGTTCCCGTTGGCCCCCTTCTTCTGATAATTAGCGCTGTCCCAAGGGTTGGAACCCAattccttcatcttcttctttatatcaaaataaataatgaaatACCTCTCAATCATCTCTGGCTCTGGATTCTTGTATCCATGGACATGTAAAATATGCCTAACACTCTACATCTCCGTTGCCATCTGCTTTgtgcaagaaaaagaaaaatgaattaGTGGCTGCAATCATAGTATACTCTAATACGATGAACGAACACGTTTCAGCATGCATCATAAGATACAAAGATCCAAACTTCCTTTACAGCTAGCAAGTAACAACACATACTCTTCAGTCAACATATTTGCTACCTAGATATTTAGATATGTAGGTGCATCAGAGTTAGTAAAGTAGTATATTTACACCACTTTAATCTAATCTACGGAACCATCCATACTTAAGGCCATATATGATAACTGAAGAAAAACATACATGATTTTAGATTATATTGGTAACAATTTCTCCTAGAATTTATTCAATGGTAATATGACATGCTGATCAAGTACAATCGTCCCATCAGAATACTTCAAACCGGAAATGAGTTTAGTAGGGAGAAAAATAGACAGAAAAAACCCGTTGACGTGGCATGCCAGTTAGACCTGACAAATTGTGACCCGTAGGTCAGAACGCACGCAAAATTTAAAAGAGGGTAAATTATGGCAACACTTGTGCTAAATGGGGTAAAACGGATGAAATCCCGCTAAATGGGGTAATTAGTGTCAAAAAAGTCAAAATAGGGGGTAAAAACCGGAATTCACTCTAAGGAATACCTGTATTGTTACATTCTGCTGCAGGAAGTGGCTTATTTTTTCTATATTAGAGATTCACGTTGCATTTAAGTCCATTAGGTAAGGTTAACGACATCTTAATTTGGTACGGTTTTCACTCTGTCAAGCTAGAGAATTAGGACTGCAGCTGGAACGGTGATCAACTGGAATGCACATCAACTATCTTGAATATTGGTTAGTGCCTACATCATCCTAATGCCAATGGTTCTTCGCTAATAAAAGTCTAATTAACTCACAATATCACTTTATCATGCTATTTGCACATATTGTACTATTTGGTATAAAAAAGAATATGTATGCCATAATCTGAACCGGGGAATGAACTAGGTCCAAAAATATATAGAATGGCAAATGATCATGTGAAGACATTACGATGGAGGATGGGGTCATATGATCAAAAGGTTCTAGCTATTTCAAATATGCAGTCTGATTTTCCTTTCATATCTGCTGGTGTTTCAACTTCTTTTCTGCCATGTCATATCCAGTAGTAAATTGTAAGGACCCAAATGTGCAGACCTCACATGTGAGTTTCAGTGCTACGGCTTAGGTTTAGTGCCTTGATCATGAAAAAAGATGTTACTCCTATAATTTGACAATGCCTTCTTATTAGATTACCATGATTGATCCTAAAGGAAAATTCAAGCGATGTTACATAGTGGACCTTTATTTAGACCATACCTTGCCGCAGCAACACGCGGGGAATCATCTAGGGTTTACAAAGGAAGTGAACGGCTATTTATAAGGCATGCTCACAATACACAGTTACACATAAATTACACACTCACATGTTCGTGCAAGCAAATAGACATGCGTCTATATAGGACTTTTACTTTCTTGTCAACTCGAGTAATTTCAATGCAGCTGACGTCTCTTGTAACTTATCATTACTTTTCCTTTAGGCGCTGGAGTTATCTTGCTCCAGTCTGCCTTTGGGAAAGAAGACATTAGCTCGAGCTCAAAGTTTCTTAGAAGATGGCTCCATATCAGTTTAATTTGCAGATAAGCAAAGGCCATCCCAGGGCAAATATGCCTTCCACCACCAAATGATGTGTACGAGAACTTGCCACCAACTTTGTCCTCCTGTCTCCCAGGACTAAACCGATCAGGGTCATACACCCCAGGGTCCTTGTAAATGTATGGCAGCTTGCTGTTAAATACAGTCGGGATTATGACGTTATGACCTCCTGGTATGTCATATTCATTTCCTTCCTTGGTGTGCACGTTGAATGTCTTATGTGCCTTCCGAAATAACACTGGCCCTGCTGGGTGCATCCTAAGTGCCTCCTTGATGCAATTGTGCAGGGTATCCATCTCTGACAAGGCATGGTGGTCTATCTGGTTGCCGTACTTACAAATGATATGTTTTTGCTCCTCGACGGCCGCCTTTAAGAACTTGGTGTTGCTCAGCAAGCGAGCTCCAGTCCATATACTAGTGTGAGAACTGGTGTGTCTTGAAGTAGAAATGAGGATGATCATCATACCGGAGATTTCTGCTATGGTCGTGGGGCGACCATCCTTGTACTTGGAATCAATTAGCCTCTGTAATGCATCCTCCTGTGCTTGGCTGCGTGACCTAACTGCGGCAGAGAATATTTCTTTCAGTTTGATGTGTGCCTTGTCACGTCGGCGGTTTGTCGGTGTTGGAATATACGGGAATAAGAAACTGATAATGTTTGCGCCATTCTCAAGTTCATGAAGCAATGAATAGATTTCAGTTAGTATCATTTGATGCCGAACCACATCTGCTAGTAAGCACCGACTAGAGGTCAGCATGAGCACCTGCTCAAGTTCATGTTTAAGATCAACTGTGCCATCTTGTCCCCACTTTGCAAAGTAGGCCTGCGGAGCACAAATAAATACAGTAAACTTTTAGTTCAGTTTCAAGCATTAATCCTATTGCAATGATTTATTTATATTAAAATGTTGATGATATCTTCTTTTTTGCTGGGAAATGTTGATAGTATCTATAGCTGGTGAGAAATCACGTCTAAGTGAATGACTCGTGCTAGAAAGGTGAATATTTTTTGGTAACTCAACTCCCATCACGTACTTATCAGTACTTAATCAACTGGGGAAATAAAAATATATTAAAATAATGATCACTTGTACTATATAGTCTAAGTACATACCTCCACTTCTTGAAATATGGGATCAACATGGCTCCTCAACTTGGATGGCTGTAGTGCTTGAATAATGAAGTTTGAGTGTTCATTGCGAGTCGCCGTGTCTACCCCATACCCAACCTCTTGACCATACATTGGAATGGTGAACTCCAACAAATTACCCCAGCTAATCTCTGAGTCCAGCCCTTGAAAGAAATGAGCTGACACCTCCGGTCCAATCAACAGGGTCACCTTCGGTCCAAGAAAGTTTATGGTGAACACGCTGCCAAACTTTGTGTATAGATCCTGGATCGTAGCTTGCAAGCTCTTGTTAAGAAGCGGAGGTATGAGAGCTAGGACATTCACCACAGGAGGAAGTGGTCTTGTATACACATGATTATTGAACTTGTTTTTTGCTTTTAGAAGCTTGGCGGCTACCACAGTTGCTATTGAAAAAAGAACTACTGAGAATAATGTGGTGCTAGCAGCTGCCCAGTCCATAAGGTACATTGTCAACTAACTAGACCGGCCCTGCAAAAAAAAAGTCATGAACATCGAGGGTAGTAAATTAGATTTGTATACCCATACAAGCAAACTAGGTTATTAGATAATAAAGACATTACAGTGCAGTTGTATCATCTTGATACGGCTCGATTGAGCGGAATTCCAATCATCGAAAATAAATATAGTGAAAGATATTGGATTGTCAACTTGTAAGATAATGTAATGTCAGTGTCATTCAATTGATTTATCTGTTATTTGACATGCAACTGGAGCCGctaccatcacgtcttccacctaggCAACACCCTCTGCCAACTCCCTCTCCTTGTCGTCACCGAGAAAAGCCTATGCGGACGAAGGTTGTAGAGGGGGCTTTTCCAACTGTGAGTTGGATCCATACGTCCTAGGCTGATGGCGGCAATACTACATCGCTTGTTGGAGAGAGGTTCGGGCCCTATCCTGGTGGTCAGCCGGCAGCTTGAGCTACAATAGTGGTTAGAGTCATGTCGATGGTTGAGAATTCTCCACTCCGCTGCAATAGTTGTTGTTAGTGGCAATGTATACCATTTGTGAtggatatgtgatacgtctccaacatatttttatttttaattattccatgctattatattatgaatCTTGTATGGTTTATATGCcaacttatatcatttttgggaactaacctattaacttagtgcccagtgccatttcttgtttttcttttgccATTttctttgttttgcagaaaatcataccaaacgaagtccaaacatgatgaaactttacggtgattttttatggaccagaagagacaCTAAAAGCTTCGGTGGAGGGCCAAAAGACCTGCCGGGAGGCCACAAGCTCAAGGGGCACGCCCCTTGAGCTTATGGGCCCCACAGGCTTCTGTTTGACCTAATTCTAGCGCTGTAAATTCCCATAAATCCAAAAACCCCTAGAGGGAGACTCGAAACAGTTTTGtcgctgccgcaagcctttgtTCTTCCGTCATTCCATCTGGAGGCCTCTACCggaactctgccagagggggaatccatctcggaggccatcttcatcaaccttgttgcctccaTTATGATGTGCAAGTAGTTCCCACAGGATTTacgggtccatagtagtagctaaatggctctctctctctctctctctctctctctctctctctctctctctctctctctctctctctctctcaatctttGATCTTCAAATACAATGTTTCCttcagagatctattcgatgtaaacctttttgcggtgtgtttgttggaatcagatgaattgtgggcttatgatcaggTTATTCATTGAAACTATTTGAGTCTGTTctgacatttatttatgtgtgattttatagccttgtatttctcttcgatctataTATCTCTTTTGGCCAATTAGAtcaatttatcttcagtgggagaggtgcttggtagtaggttcaatcttgaagtgtccttaCTATGTGAAAGGAGGAGTTGCAAggaacgtatttgtattgttgctactaaggataaaatgatgggttcGATCATATGAACTTGATTTaactttgtctacattatgtcatcatgcttcAAGCATTgctctgtttgttatgaacttaatacattgtgatgcatgctggatagtggtcaaggGATGAAGTAATAGCAGTAAATTTAGTAAGATTAATGGTCTAAGTGTATCGGACGTAATGCCTTTGTATTGATCATACCATGAAGAATTATTATAACTATGTGttttatatcaattgcccaacagtaatttatctACCCACCGTTGTTATGCCCAtgcgagagatgcctctagtgaacatATACCCCCGGGCCCATTCACTTTATATTTAATAAAACCCTAAATTACTTGCTGCAATTATGTACCTTTTATTTTCGTTTATTAttatctatctaccactatcaGATTTAATCCTTGCCATTAACGaatacaaggggattgacaaccctcttgcccgtgttgggtgcaagCTTTTGCTTTGTGTGTATGCGGGTACTGCATAAGTGTCTGTGTGGTGTCTCCcattggttcgataaaccttggttcttaactgagtgaAATACTTTGTGCTACTATACGACAtcatccttcctcttcggggaatccCAACGCCTATCACAAGTAGCAATATGCGGCCAATCATTGGGCAAACTCGTGAACTTACCTAGCAGTGCAGACTATTCAGGAATCTAGGTTATGTGGGGACCTCTCCGAAAGAACAACCCCATCTTCCACATACCGTGTGGGTTGCTGACTGCGGTGGAGGCCATGTCCTTATATGAACCAATGATATGTGTTTGGTGACCTATGTATTACATGTGACGAAAAATGTGTGTTTAGTAGAAACTTTATTCTTAGATGAATCCAGCCATATGTGTTAGTCAAATTGATGACCTAGGAGCACATGCACACTCTATGCGCCCGTCCAAAGGTTACTAAAGCTGTTTTTAAATCTAGATGCCATCATTATATGTGGacttgcttctagtgaacctatgaaTTCTAGTCTTCCTTCCAATAATAAAAACTCCCGAAACATTTCTAATTTTCCTTTTTCAAGAATTTGAAGATGCAAAAAAACCAATCTTTCGGAGTAAAATGCTTGTAGCTGCTCCGGGCGGCATCTATTCCGGCAGATGTTGGTGTTTCATTGGCTCTGCATGGGTGAGCTCCGGACAACAACTGGCGTTGTTTATTGCATAAAAAATTAATACCAACTACATATATGCAAATGGGTGGTGTTGGTGGTGGAGGGGATAGGATGCAATGTAAATATCTTTCTCGCACAGGCCCTATGTATTGTGTAAGAAATGGAGAGGAATACATGACCACATATATTCTAGACCAGTCAACTTTTGACATCTGCGAGGAGCAAGAATATGTTGCCATGTGCAAGACTCCAGCTTCCATGGATCCATTACAATAACTGGACTATATCTATTATACTCTTAAAGATGCAAAAACCTAGCTAAAACAATAAATAAACTTGTATTCGAGCCATTGCCTAGGATGTGGGTGCAAAATTAACACCTTTTAAGTATCATTCAAGAGTCAAGACCTACATAATTGTTTTGGAGTGAACTCCAAAAGCAACTATAGTTTCTAGAGTTTTCAAAACATATATATGCCTCCGAAAGCAGCAATGTTGTTTTCTGGTCAGAGCAACTATAGCAGAGTTGTCAAAACTACAACCTTCATAATCATTTGGAGTGCACTCCATAATCTTTCGAAGGCTCTGATAATTTTAGGGCCCACTTGTCTATGTCTAATCCTTCTTCTTATTCCCAAACCCCTATCCATACACACATCTCAATGTCCAATCCTTCTTCTTCTACCAAATGATTGAGAGCATGATGGTCATTTATTTGTTCAAACATATTTTTAATTAATGATGAATACAATTGTATATGAAAGTAAAAAAAACCACACGAGGAGACCAAATAGAAACATAACTACATTAGTTTGTATAGCCATGCAATAAATGGCAAAAGGAGCATAGAGCTACAAGTATGCAATAAAGAGCATATGACAACTGATCTTGTAGTTGTATGGATGTGTGTTAGTTTTGTTGGTGCACTTACAACATAGTGCTTACCTGTGTAAACAGGTTATTGAAGCAATGAATCAATATCATCTCTTGTTAATTATATTGTTATAAGTATGTTTTATATTTTATAGAAACATAGACATATATTCATATACAAATAGAAATCAGTGTGCACCTATAAAAATTGTATCAATGTCTAAAATAATGTGTATTATTCGATGAAAATGATACTAGTACAAAACTTTTGAAGCACTAAAAGTTGATGCCCTTGCAAATTTTTCACGCACTCAAAGAAGATGCCCTCGCGAAGTTGTACAAATTGTATTTGATGAAAACCCATACATGGTTTAAGTAATAAAGTTGTGTTTCTCATAAAAAGGGGGGGGGGATCAAGCAATGTAGAGTGTGCATCAGTAACGCACATAGAAGACATCAATCACGCACAAGTATGCATTGTTTGGATCTATCTATCTAGGCACATAAATTAACCCCCTCTAGTCCCTACCATCCCTTCAAGCTGCTAGAAGAGATCCGATTAACTTGATCACCTCTGGAAAATCCCAATAGAGACCAATGTGTTTCACTTCTGACAAGAATGGAATTGGCTGATGATGACGAAGAGGATTCTACAGATGAGATTACCAGGGATGATGACAGACTCTTGAAGACATCCTGGACACTAGGAAAACTCCAATAGCAAATCTGAGCAGGGGTTTGAGGCTGAAAGCGAGAGTGTGAAGTtcacttccccaagcttagacagcAGCCTGATATTGGTCCTACGAAGAAGAATTAGGGCCTTGTACAAGCCACAAGGCAGATCTCCAAGGTCCTATTCATTGTACAAACCATGATGCAAAAAAGCACAGGAGGTTCAGACAGTGGAGGACCCTAAAACAGGTAAAAAGAACACTGGGCTCTCTCTTTTCGATAATCCTTTCATTTCAGTAGCTCATAAAACTGGAGTTGAGGTCGAGGATTGTGGTAATTCTTCTAGATCTACCAATACAGTAGACCTATATAATTTAGTTATTAATATTTTTACATCAAGGACTTTTGTTATGTCACTTCTACTCCACTCAATGTTAGGAGTAATAATTTCTTAGATGATTTTGTTGAAGAGCGTGGTGTCACTCCTGGTAGTGACCTGTGAGCTTTTGACTTGACCTATAGGTGGGGCAAGCACCGCATGACCAAAGGATCTCCATGAATAGACTGTTTTGGAATGTTAGGGGCATTTATGCTCTTGTAGGAAACCTTTGCTCATTAGTTTGATTAACAAAACTCATGCTACTATAGTTGGTTTCCAGGAAACTAAGAAGCAAGAGTTTTCAAATTCTTTCCTA
It encodes:
- the LOC119300586 gene encoding obtusifoliol 14-alpha demethylase-like; its protein translation is MYLMDWAAASTTLFSVVLFSIATVVAAKLLKAKNKFNNHVYTRPLPPVVNVLALIPPLLNKSLQATIQDLYTKFGSVFTINFLGPKVTLLIGPEVSAHFFQGLDSEISWGNLLEFTIPMYGQEVGYGVDTATRNEHSNFIIQALQPSKLRSHVDPIFQEVEAYFAKWGQDGTVDLKHELEQVLMLTSSRCLLADVVRHQMILTEIYSLLHELENGANIISFLFPYIPTPTNRRRDKAHIKLKEIFSAAVRSRSQAQEDALQRLIDSKYKDGRPTTIAEISGMMIILISTSRHTSSHTSIWTGARLLSNTKFLKAAVEEQKHIICKYGNQIDHHALSEMDTLHNCIKEALRMHPAGPVLFRKAHKTFNVHTKEGNEYDIPGGHNVIIPTVFNSKLPYIYKDPGVYDPDRFSPGRQEDKVGGKFSYTSFGGGRHICPGMAFAYLQIKLIWSHLLRNFELELMSSFPKADWSKITPAPKGKVMISYKRRQLH